Genomic window (Culex pipiens pallens isolate TS chromosome 3, TS_CPP_V2, whole genome shotgun sequence):
tttcgtcgattttcacaaaaaccacttttttcgaaaaatcataactcctcgccatttcaaccgattttaattgtcttatacgcaaatgaaaggtgataagttggcctttcaaagaaaaataataagaagtttcaaaaatctagcctaacatatgaaaagggcgtatgaaactttaaaatgccgttttgacggtgtctggaccaaagagcctatgtctggaaatatttttatcggattccccggacatttttacgtaacatatcaaaaaatgggaggagttcattaacaggattccgagatatgattttttgaaaataaaatccgtgtttttcgacgcgccgcgcgcaaaaactggaaaattacgaaatcggcaaaaaatcaacttttttcactaaaactgcgataactttaaaattttagcgatgacctatacatgtctgggtaccaaaatttttgtaattaaaagacgtaACTTTTTAGGGTGgcttacgccgtgttagggtggtctgaaaaatggccattttcgtcgattttcacaaaaaccactttttttcaaaaaatcataatttcgctccatttcaaccgatgTTAGCTGTCTTGGGTGCAAAAGAAAGATGATATATATtcgctagaaatctggtaaattttgtttgtatcaaattggtcaatttggtTCGTATACTTTTTATTGGAGTTCAGATATGCAATTTAAAAGAAAGTTGATAGATATGTACAATGTACATAAATCCATCTACTTTcagcaacttttctgaagaaaaaatcctataaaatccaaaaaaaaaacataagaaaaaatTGCTCAAGACCCAAGAGTAGACCCCGACGGAATATTTCGacttctttcatggtgcaaaatctcAGACTTGCCGAATTTGTTTGGTTTGTTTGCTTTGAGCAATTTTCCACCAATCCGGAAATGGATTATaggtccagagtttttttttttttttttgaataggtcctataaacatatggaagctTATTgaaccctttcaaaaaaaaaaaaaaaactcaagaggtgtatttttttttattttgttcaaactttatggggTCCTTCCCtaagaccaaagaagccattttgtgtcattgcaaAGTTcctattttggcagctgtccatgcaaaattggtcctgtacgtaaatattcgaaaatctgtaaccttTAGAGGAAAGTAgtaagtttgacaatatttatattttgtttatatgttttaggggacaaaaatccgcaacctttttggaaaaaaaatagtaattttagtcaaaactatttttttactttagcTAACTTTagcttttaatgtaaaattgtgcGAACAGCGCGCTCCAAAATTGTTCTGAGCGCAGGTTTTATTGAAACGACGCAGATTACAAATTGGGTCctgaaattaagcttaaatttgttatactattgttcacaacgattaaGCTTATTTTGCTGAGAACAATGACCCTTTTTACGAgctcaaagaatttaaaatggatttttaaatcaattttaaaacattaacatcacggcccttcttgacagaaaaaggtccttgaaaaggtcctacttgacagctcgttccaaggggaccatatcCATCGAaataatgttgtcttgtcaattcatttttttgctttaaaacgaaaaaaatgatcagaaattgtttttaaacgtgttttttttaccgttttacataaaaattaacatagggctttaggaccctattaaaaaaaagccccttttcaaaagttatcaTCGCCACCATACGCCTTCACATTTTCCTTCACACCATCCCAGCCCTGCGAACCGACTGTCATCAGTCAACCAACAGCTGTCACTTTTCTCTGAAGAGAGTCCGTCATCGTCCGATTTCAGAACCCGCAAACTTGTGTTCGCTCGGTCAAGTGTCCGCGGCCTCGCGTTATTTGTTCCGCTCCGGCTCCTGAAAAGCCCTTGAACGTCGTCTGCACGCCACCCGCGCCGGTCCGCTTTCCATTTTGGGAAATCGAGGGGTTTAGAACTCCGATTCTACTGCCAACTTAGGACGACACACTCGAGAGGTGagttgcttctttttttttttgggtggaggaaaaaaatcgatattttttgcttggggttttttttttttgtaggaggATTGTTCCGATGGCCGACCAGCAGCAAGCGGGCGAACTGACGGCAACGTTGACGGAGCTGAAGAACGGCGAGCCGGACGGTCCGGTTGGGGTGGACGGAGCGGGAACTGGGAAGGCGGCGGCGGCCGCCAAAtccaaaaagaaaaagaagaacaaaGGTCAGGGAGCTGCGGCCGCGGCTGCTACGGAAGAGGGTAAGCTGGAGGAGGTCAACAGCGGTGAGCAGGATGCGGCGGTCTTTTCGACGGCCGCGGGAGGAGGCGATGGACAGGGAGTGGTTCCGGTCATTCCCGGAGCGGGTCAAATGCCCAGCCAGGACATGTTGATGAACGTGATTGAGCAGCTGAAGCTGGGTTCGCTGAAGCCGGCCAAAACGGCCGAGGAAGCGTTGAACAAGTCGTTCAAGTTCTGGTCCACCCAGCCGGTGCCGAAAATGGACGAAAAGATCGCCGTGAACGAACCGATCGAGGCGGACAAACCGATTAGCGAGATCCGGGCCGAACCGTACACCCTGCCGGACGGATTCACCTGGGACACGCTCAACCTGAACGATCCGCTCCAGCTGAAGGAGCTGTACACGTTGCTGAACGAGAATTACGTCGAGGACGACGATGCCATGTTCCGGTTCGACTATCAGCCCAACTTTCTGCAGTGGGCGTTGCAGCCACCGGGTTGGCGGGCTGAGTGGCACTGCGGCGTGCGGGTCGTCAAGTCGGGCCGCCTGGTGGGCTTTATTTCGGCCATCCCCGGCACGTTGAACGTGTACCAAAAGCTCCAAAAGATGGTCGAAATCAACTTTCTGTGCGTGCACAAGAAGCTGCGCTCGAAGCGACTGGCGCCGGTGCTCATCCGGGAGATTACGCGCCGGGTCAACCTGACCGGCATCTTCCAGGCGGTGTACACGGCCGGAGTGGTGCTGCCGAAGCCGGTGTCCTCGTGCCGCTACTGGCACCGATCGCTCAACCCGAAGAAGCTAGTCGAAGTGAAGTTCTCCCACCTGTCGCGCAACATGACGATGCAGCGCACGATCAAGCTGTACAAGCTGCCGGACGTGCCGAAAACGCCCGGCTTCCGGAAGATGCGCGAGTCGGACCTCGCCGGAACGCGCCTCCTGCTCGAGCAATACCTGGCCGGGTTCAACCTGACGCCGTCCTTCGACGAGGACGAGTTCCGGCACTGGTTCCTGCCCCAGGACGGCATCATCGACTGCTTCGTGGTGGAAGATCCCGCCACCGGGGCCATCACCGACATGGTCAGCTACTACACGCTGCCCTCGACCGTGATGCACCACGCCGTCCACAAGTTCGTCAAGGCGGCCTACAGCTTCTACAACGTGTCCACCAAGACGCCCTGGCTGGACCTGATCAACGATGCGCTGATTGCGGCGCGGAACCTCAACTTTGACGTGTTCAACGCGCTCGATCTGATGGAGAACCGCAAGTTCCTGGTGCCGCTCAAGTTTGGCATCGGCGACGGCAACCTGCAGTACTATCTGTACAACTGGCGCTGTCCGAGCATGCAGCCCGAGGACGTCGGCCTCATTTTGCTGTAAGAAGCAGCAGCGGCACCAAGGACCAAAGCGGGGGAGGTGGTGGAATGTGTGCGGTTTGTGTACTATTTCGTCTAGTACGAGGGAAAGTTCATCGTGAAAGTAACGCGTTTCTATTCATGCAATTGTAAATGATACTTGGCAGAGGGTAGCGGTTTTTCCGAGTacaataataaacaaaactggAGCCTAATTGAAAagctattttatttcaaaagaaaCATTTATTGGTATACTAAGTGTCGCAAgtctaagtattttttttctgtagcgTAAACATATCGATGCATCTGTGCTcccttgtactaagcttgctggttttcctatctaccCACgctacccactgagaattttggctcgagcctcgactctATTCAGGCTCGACCTTGAACCAGATCGACTCAAGACTCGAGttaaaattctcagtgggtagcATCGATATATACTGCCGTtgtacgcataattgtcccatgttaaaaaaaaaatgcaactattttacaaaaaaaaaaaccattttaattttacacttaataaaaaaaaaataagtattgaaGTTTgtgaacaaatatatttttatctaCCCGATTTCTTATCGGGTCGGGTCATGTtttaaacgactccgactccggctttctgagattagccgactccgactccggcgcCGGCTTTCAGCACgaaccgactccaactccggcctacaaactctagccgactccgactccagctttcaacaaatggttagctccgactccgactccggctccacatatttttaaatgtttcaaaagttacttGACTATTAttttgtaggggagagtggggagacttgatccccggggacacttgatcccaagcctgtatctcgtcagcatgtgggtaaaacaattagctttgttctagaaagttgtgcgaaattaactgaAACTcaatgtagaaaacaaagaaaaaaaataaaaaatgtttagattgagttacacacatttttctaaaacgagctgcaaaaaacttccaagagatcttttttctttgttttgatatgtatagaaaacactcaaaaattattcaaaaacatattttttatacatgaattgtttgatgaaCTTataaactccaaaacccttacgcatttgatgttaaatttttcgccatactatttttacaatcaattgtttaaaaaagtgcgtttaggtagacttgatccctgcattttcacagtcactggaatcagcctcaagatcagggatggaataatcgcaaaaaaatcattttcgcttgcgaactttcttcacccgcgaaagagagaggaggcaaatcacgcaaaagaaaatcgctcccgaacttctccaagaaaatcaatctgctgatgattttttgtgaatttccttgtcagcaccacttaaaaatatttatttcattttgtttacacacattgcccatctacaaaatgtgacaggtcatttttcgacgtgtgacgttacacttgcaagtgtagtagtgaaaaagatgttccgccgaataatcaagatgatgatttttttagattccttttaccgatctttcgtgcgcgagagtgGAGTGGATGCtctcttcggattttttctcttgatgaacgtccaatgattttcttttgatgatgattattccatcgctgctcaagattaattaattgggctggtttttcatacatagtttcctttagtatagttgtacataacttactgcagtttgaactttttttcaaaagttttgtaaacaaaaatttccagctttagtaaacatgcttaattttgggctaaaaaataatattttaagtttttaaatattttacaaactaaacttgttatattttgaacacaaacgtacaggttttatgtgaaattgctgtaacttatagaaaattaaaagtttggatgaataagaaacattttgcttaagatttctccaaaatgttgaaagggggatcaagttacccctaacatttttaaaatgccggtttaaaatatttttttaaaacgcttggcatgattcgaagagttcatctgatgaaatatccttattagccaaacatagatgaatgtttaagctttcaattcatgcaaaaagtttatagttttgtgagaaattgacagagttatgtgtgatacaaaaaaaggggatcaagtctccccactctcccctaaacattgataaattctcgagttttttttgaaaaggtcctataaacaaaatttttaatttttgctttttgggtgtttttagaaccgccttgagtcaggggtattcaaaaacacccaaaaagcaaaaagtgaaaattttgtttataggaccttttaaaaaaaaactcgagaattgtattatttaaatactttctAATTGTAATGTATTtctcaaggaaaataagttctccatttttgaaatcattttcacATGAACAATttagaagtatggaccaaaatgtTGCCGACGACAtatgattttataaaaatagtgatttttgtaaaaaaaattaatcgcgtgcataaaatttgttgacctcatttttatgtaaactcgaatttgcaatcgaaaagtactatacacattattttattacgcgcaccgttttaaaaatatagccttcaaagttaaattttgtccgataatccgtttttattttatttttttaaataatgtccatgattgtccgttcctgaaaatatttttttcgaaaagttcagaaaatttcatattataTAGTCCAagaagattggaccactggttgctgagatatagcggataaaagaaacaggaaaattgtttttttaagtctaacccaaacaaccctccattttctaataacTAAatatcagcaattaatggtctgatttttaatatagaaaaatgaaacattcgtgaaattttataaatactaacatttcaaaagggccaaacattcaatatgttTAGAAATGGGcatataaaaaaaaggtgcaggtggttatgttctacatgaccaatatgacaaagaactttgtaaaaactcctaaaaaatattcttttttattttatatttttaaaacattgcctatgtatttaatcctaaataatttattcctataaaatgttttcaatatttggcacctctgtggaaataaattgccaaaacaagtatggttcggaaaatgtccaatcaaaatggtaattttcatgtccagtatcaaaaaccatgaattttgatacccatattgccccaagtcgaatagttcgattaatgtccccccgggaagACCTTCCTCCAAgggaatggccactccgggtgtggccaatccggtcaaaatgcccattttcattaccagtttcaaaaaccatgaatcttgatacccatattgccccaagtcgtatggttcgattaatgtccccccggtagaaccttcccgagggcactggccactccgggtgtagcCAATCCAaacaaaatggccattttcattaccagtttcaaaaaccatgaattttgatacccatattgccccaagtcgtatggttcgattaatgtccccccggtagaaccttcccgagggcactggccactccgggtgtggccaatccagtcaaaatggtaattttcatgtccagtatcaaaaaccatgaattttgatacccatattgccccaagtcgaatagttcgattaatgtccccccgggaagACCTTCCTCCAAgggaatggccactccgggtgtggccaatccggtcaaaatgcccattttcattaccagtttcaaaaaccatgaatcttgatacccatattgccccaagtcgtatggttcgattaatgtccccccggtagaaccttcccgagggcactggccactccgggtgtagcCAATCCAaacaaaatggccattttcattaccagtttcaaaaaccatgaattttgatacccatattgccccaagtcgtatggttcgattaatgtcctccccggtagaaccttcccgagggcactggccactccgggtgtggccaatccagtcaaaatgaccattttcattaccagtttcaaaaaccatgaattttgatacccatattgccccaagtcgtatggttcgattaatgtcctccccggtagaaccttccccagggcactggccactctgggtgtggccaatccgatccgggtgtggccaatgcggtcaaaatggccattttcattaacagtttcaaaaaccatgaattttaatacccatattgccccaagtcgaatatttcgattaatgtccccccgggaagACCTTCCTCCAAGGCAATgcccactccgggtgtggccaatatcttaCCAATGTGGTCCCAATCGCaatccttacaatcttcataagaacagaattcctcccaatttagtgcacaaactgtgtctttcaatgtgtgcgtgtgtgtgtgtgagcaataaaattaccaccgtggatcagcctttgtcgaaacctcgtaaggcactgaatttttctgaggctatctgttagcttaaatagttcgcatgaaatgtggcaacatggtgcaaattttgcctcctctcctgttttcgtggaactgtcacgcgagaatgttgcaccactgttgccacatttcatgcgaactatttaagctaacagatagcctcagaaaaattcagtgcctgacgaggtttcgacaaaggcggatccacggtggtaattttattgctcacaccaACCGGACcctgggcagcgaatgaccacgTTGGTTAAAGCtgccataaataaataaatgaacaacaacaacaacaaccggaccctaagatgacagttttcgtgagttgcgcgtattcaccgacagatgggaagtgggcctcgtcggagtccgcccatcaaatacgcaactcaaaatttgcaaagaaaacttttttttcgtgacggcctTTGCGGCACGCTTattcaactgttctagactaatatttgaacgtggcgtatctctaaacaagtttttaaagaaaatgattccagaatgcttattttgtcgttttaaaccaaaacaaggcaaaaactatacttatttaaactatttaccattttcaaatgtttggctagataatatcgaaggccgccatcttaggcccactgggcccacaaaacggggtacgctcagtttgtatgggagctgtcaacatgctcccgggctggctcacacacacacacgcacacattgaaagacacagtttgtgcactaaattgggaggaattctgttcttatgaagaatGTAAGGATTGCGATTGGGACCACATTGAaaagatattggccacacccggagtgggcATTGCCTTGGAGGAAGGTcttcccggggggacattaatcgaaatattcgacttggggcaatatgggtattaaaattcatggtttttgaaactgttaatgaaaatggccattttgaccgcattggccacacccggatcagattggccacacccagagtggccagtgccctggggaaggttctaccggggaggacattaatcgaaccatacgacttggggcaatatggttatcaaaattcatggtttttgaaactggtaatgaaaatggccattttgactggattggctacacccggagtggccagtgccctcgggaaggttctaccggggggacattaatcgaaccatacgacttggggcaatatgggtatcaaaattcatggtttttgaaactggtaatgaaaatggccattttgactggattggccacacccggagtggccagtgccctcgggaaggttctaccggggggacattaatcgaaccatacgacttggggcaatatgggtatcaaaattcatggtttttgaaactggtaatgaaaatggccattttgaccgcattggccacacccggatcggattggccacacccagagtggccagtgccctggggaaggttctaccggggaggacattaatcgaaccatacgacttggggcaatatgggtatcaaaattcatggtttctgaaactggtaatgaaaatggccattttgactggattggccacacccggagtggccagtgccctcggggaggttctaccggggggacattaatcgaaccatacgacttggggcaatatgggtatcaaaattcatggtttttgaaattggtaatgaaaatggccattttgactggattggccacacccagagtggccagtgccctggggaaggttctaccggggaggacattaatcgaaccatacgacttggggcaatatgggtatcaaaattcatggtttttgaaactggtaatgaaaatggccattttgactggattggccacacccggagtggccagtgccctcggggaggttctaccggggggacattaatcgaaccatacgacttggggcaatatgggtatcaaaattcatggtttttgaaactggtaatgaaaatgggcattttgactgggttggccacacccggagtagcCAGTGcgctcgggaaggttctaccggggggacattaatcgaaccatacgacttggggcaatatgggtagggaccatccataaaccacgtggacactttagggagggggggtatggcgattgtccacgagccatacaaaatttttttttttgtatggacaattgtccacgagggggggggggggggtttaaaagattcccaaaaaagaaaattctctaaattttgcatttttgaactttgtcgatacgttgctgagatattgccatcatgcaaaggctaaaaacaggaaaattgatgttttctaagtctcacccaaacaactcaccattttcttatgtcgatatctcagaaactaatggtacgatgttcaatgttcagatatgaaacattcgtgaaattttccgatcttttagaaaacaatattttcaatttttttttaagttttagtgacaaaaagtgaaattaaaaatcgcccaaaattttgttaccgtgtattatttttttcagagtagtccttatccatacctacaactttgccagaaggcacgaaatcgatcaaaaatatcctTCAAAAAGTTctggtttttgaattttcatatatcatttttgtatggatagctgccaaatttgtatggaaaattatatgtaccaactaatgatgcaaaatggcttctttaagcATACACCTAAGGCACACCTTCCGATTAGAGACCCTAAGGATCTCTACTTCCGATCTCCGTACTTAGCTTCAGAGATACCGCGTAAAAaattttacgcggtgcgttttCTAATTAtagtcgatttctctggaacgacatttttgcaatctttttaaagcaatttgtaggttttattCAGATctacataggggaaatatacccattttaatcactctaagcagTTCGAccgattctcatcacttttgccgttttccgctattaaatcaacatttttagatgtatcaacaatggagagttgcttgctcacttttatttgagctatttattactttggaacagtcaaaaacactatattaaagctgtaattcatgatcaaagtgctgataggccgataatagaaataggctgaaaagggtatagttcccatataaaacgctttttgaagcttgcaaaaatattgtatagttttagagaaatcgacgaGATAAAAAGCGTAATGCAACCgcataaaaagaggtttcactgatTAAGTATcaacaacacaccaaactaagcaagctccggtggaatcgctgttTAGTGGttaggtcgtcagttcgaactcCTAGATTCGAGCAGAaccttgcaatagagaccacaaaatacCAAGGGGTCATTAAAGTGGGAtggttcggataatcgagtctggaccgcATTTTATTTTGGGGGCCATACATAAACGACGTtgacactgtttttttttgggttttcgaAGCATAAATAAAGAGCTAGTTTCGGGTTTAGGTAATTGGAAATGCTCATCCCAACACGCATTAGTATTTATTCCATCCTGCAGCTGTTTGCACTCACttacacgacgacgacgacgcgaattgaaaaaaagaagaagtaaTCAGTAAAATTGTACACACCGGGGCGTTCAGAGACAAATCAGTAAGTCAACGGATTTACTTCTTGCTCTTCTTCTCGGTGGCCGCGGCCGGGTTCGCCTCGTTCTCGGCGTTCTCCTTGGCCTTCTTGGCACGGGCCCCAAAGTGGCGCGCGTGCAGACGGGCCTGACGCACCGCCAGGAACGCCGAGAACTTCTTCTCCTTGTCGGTGATCGGGCGGAACTCGACGGCGGGCTTCTCGTTGACGATCGGCAGCACCGGGCCGCGGACCTGGGTCGCCAGCTTGCGCTCCTCCTCGGTCGCTTCGCCCTTGCGCAG
Coding sequences:
- the LOC120423837 gene encoding glycylpeptide N-tetradecanoyltransferase; translation: MADQQQAGELTATLTELKNGEPDGPVGVDGAGTGKAAAAAKSKKKKKNKGQGAAAAAATEEGKLEEVNSGEQDAAVFSTAAGGGDGQGVVPVIPGAGQMPSQDMLMNVIEQLKLGSLKPAKTAEEALNKSFKFWSTQPVPKMDEKIAVNEPIEADKPISEIRAEPYTLPDGFTWDTLNLNDPLQLKELYTLLNENYVEDDDAMFRFDYQPNFLQWALQPPGWRAEWHCGVRVVKSGRLVGFISAIPGTLNVYQKLQKMVEINFLCVHKKLRSKRLAPVLIREITRRVNLTGIFQAVYTAGVVLPKPVSSCRYWHRSLNPKKLVEVKFSHLSRNMTMQRTIKLYKLPDVPKTPGFRKMRESDLAGTRLLLEQYLAGFNLTPSFDEDEFRHWFLPQDGIIDCFVVEDPATGAITDMVSYYTLPSTVMHHAVHKFVKAAYSFYNVSTKTPWLDLINDALIAARNLNFDVFNALDLMENRKFLVPLKFGIGDGNLQYYLYNWRCPSMQPEDVGLILL